From the genome of Clostridium sp. BNL1100, one region includes:
- a CDS encoding radical SAM protein, which translates to MKAIGNISMVGQQHICNYDKRSIQKEYGNLKGPLNVMWDMTNRCNLNCMHCYNSSGIEAQYRDLTDEEMMVIGRHIVEAGIPVVCFCGGEPLLRYPLIVNLAKLLSENGIVVNMVTNGLLLTDDRLKELKNSGINGIQISLDSYSPEIHDKFRGKPGAYQKALEAIQKILLFGIVPDVTFIPTKMNYKGVGEVIDILYSMGIKKLNSMPFIPIGRGYANKEELKMNSQEQWEFDWIIHKKNKEYSDFEFNNGDPLEHIYLFSQNVHAKTITYEIRCNGDIVVSPYLPYIYGNAVNSSLNELWDAGLKDIWRTPEVKSAAEKIISLYEIETQEKRPWNHEDYQLYGGNMK; encoded by the coding sequence TTGAAAGCAATAGGAAACATCTCTATGGTAGGACAACAACATATATGTAATTATGATAAAAGATCCATACAAAAAGAATATGGTAACTTAAAAGGACCATTGAATGTCATGTGGGATATGACAAACAGATGTAATCTGAATTGTATGCACTGTTACAATAGTAGCGGTATTGAGGCGCAGTACAGGGATTTGACCGATGAAGAAATGATGGTTATAGGCAGGCACATCGTAGAGGCAGGCATACCTGTTGTATGCTTTTGCGGAGGAGAGCCATTATTAAGGTATCCATTGATTGTTAATTTGGCAAAGCTGCTTTCTGAAAACGGTATAGTTGTAAATATGGTTACAAATGGGTTGCTGCTAACGGATGATAGGCTTAAAGAACTTAAAAATAGCGGTATTAATGGTATTCAGATTAGCTTGGACTCATATTCTCCAGAAATCCACGACAAATTTAGAGGAAAACCAGGAGCTTATCAAAAAGCATTAGAGGCTATTCAAAAGATTCTATTGTTCGGTATAGTTCCTGATGTAACATTTATTCCCACTAAGATGAATTATAAAGGTGTCGGAGAGGTAATTGACATTTTGTATAGTATGGGAATAAAGAAATTAAATTCAATGCCTTTTATTCCTATTGGGAGAGGCTATGCCAATAAGGAAGAATTAAAAATGAACAGCCAGGAGCAATGGGAATTTGATTGGATAATACATAAGAAGAACAAAGAGTATTCAGACTTTGAATTTAATAATGGTGATCCTCTGGAGCATATTTATTTGTTTTCACAAAACGTACACGCAAAAACAATTACATATGAAATCAGGTGTAACGGAGATATAGTTGTTAGCCCATATTTGCCATATATTTACGGTAATGCAGTGAACTCTTCACTCAACGAGCTATGGGATGCGGGGTTAAAAGATATCTGGAGAACTCCTGAGGTAAAAAGTGCAGCAGAAAAAATAATTTCACTCTATGAAATAGAAACTCAGGAGAAGAGGCCATGGAATCATGAAGACTACCAGTTATACGGAGGTAACATGAAATGA
- a CDS encoding radical SAM protein: MKVLLVNTDFRYNSDVKVKVQPLTMYTIAGIISPFVEEVKVIEPMKYRLQNSKDEFLSVLISEAQNVDLIAFTVNSFSWAEISKVSKEIKQNAKDIKIVVGGIHVSYFYKEILIKNPQIDFALVGEAEKSFPKLIQYLKGEIEIEQVPNLKYQKHGQVISNKAATLVDFKKEKIPMPRYDLLENKFFDRLTFEASRGCEGNCSFCSVLHKRCWRCYDERDVLNRLDIFKKYLDERCKSKDFIFTDDCFTTDQSWAGKVLKGMMELGFQSYNILIEARAKNLWDESLLEVISGYDNLHIQIGIESGYDEGLSMINKEIRVSDILKTVSLLDKYGICKNVFTSFIIGFPWETKKECMETIKFAAFLNDQYGIEVNVAWWMPLPSNLFFKYTGNTDIFNNELFSTDSELFYCTHPKISVDDVSSIGICDFLYKNLGINWRL, translated from the coding sequence TTGAAAGTTCTGTTAGTCAATACTGATTTTAGGTATAATTCAGATGTTAAAGTTAAAGTGCAGCCATTGACTATGTATACCATAGCTGGAATAATTAGTCCGTTTGTAGAAGAAGTTAAAGTTATTGAACCAATGAAATATAGGTTACAAAATTCAAAGGATGAATTTTTATCAGTATTAATTTCAGAAGCACAGAATGTGGATTTAATAGCTTTTACAGTAAATTCGTTTTCTTGGGCTGAAATATCCAAAGTTTCTAAAGAAATTAAACAAAATGCAAAGGATATAAAAATTGTAGTTGGCGGAATACATGTATCTTATTTCTATAAAGAAATCCTTATTAAAAACCCTCAGATAGATTTTGCTTTAGTTGGAGAAGCTGAGAAATCATTTCCAAAACTTATTCAATATTTAAAAGGAGAGATTGAAATTGAACAAGTACCGAATTTGAAATACCAAAAACACGGTCAGGTTATTTCAAATAAAGCCGCAACTCTTGTTGACTTTAAAAAAGAAAAGATTCCTATGCCAAGGTATGATCTTTTAGAAAATAAATTCTTTGACAGATTAACATTTGAGGCCTCTCGGGGCTGTGAAGGAAATTGCTCATTTTGTTCAGTTCTTCATAAGCGTTGCTGGAGATGCTATGACGAAAGAGATGTCCTTAATAGACTTGATATTTTTAAGAAATATTTAGATGAACGGTGTAAAAGCAAAGACTTTATTTTCACCGATGATTGTTTTACTACGGATCAGTCTTGGGCAGGAAAAGTATTGAAAGGCATGATGGAACTTGGGTTTCAAAGCTATAATATACTGATTGAGGCTAGGGCAAAAAACCTGTGGGATGAGAGCTTACTGGAAGTTATTAGCGGCTATGATAATTTACATATCCAAATCGGTATCGAAAGCGGTTATGATGAAGGTCTTTCTATGATTAACAAAGAAATAAGGGTTTCCGATATTTTAAAAACAGTATCGTTGCTAGATAAATACGGGATTTGTAAAAACGTATTTACATCATTTATTATTGGGTTTCCGTGGGAAACGAAAAAAGAGTGCATGGAAACAATTAAGTTTGCGGCTTTTTTAAACGATCAATACGGCATCGAAGTAAATGTTGCATGGTGGATGCCATTACCGTCTAATTTATTCTTTAAATATACAGGAAATACGGATATTTTTAATAATGAACTTTTTTCAACTGACTCTGAACTGTTCTATTGCACACACCCTAAAATTAGTGTTGATGATGTATCCAGCATAGGTATATGTGATTTTTTGTATAAAAATTTAGGAATTAACTGGAGATTATGA